In Proteus vulgaris, one DNA window encodes the following:
- a CDS encoding cation diffusion facilitator family transporter, which yields MTHNHIDDIELERTSNTQSEKFKAAKKSTLVSVFVNIFLSIWQITVGFFSHSQGLIADGIHSLSDLIADFVVLIANKGSQKQPDADHPYGHLRYENAASLILGTILLIVGLGMVVSAIHKVLDPSTIPEVHRVALYVALLALAAKEGLFRYMLGVAKRVDSNMLVANAWHARSDAASSLVVAIGILGSLAGFKFFDPLAALIVGLFVGRMGWRFTYQALQDLMDRGADEETLEEIKQKLITTPGVQGVHDLKTRRSGDYLLVDVHLEIKGDLTVSESHEIVVSARNNVLQNKQILSVMAHVDPA from the coding sequence ATGACACATAATCACATTGATGATATTGAGTTGGAGCGGACTAGTAATACGCAGTCTGAAAAGTTTAAAGCAGCTAAAAAAAGCACGCTAGTGAGCGTTTTTGTTAATATTTTCTTATCCATTTGGCAAATTACCGTAGGCTTTTTCTCACACTCTCAAGGCTTAATTGCGGATGGTATTCACTCACTTTCTGATCTTATTGCTGATTTTGTTGTTTTAATTGCTAATAAAGGCAGTCAGAAACAACCTGATGCAGATCACCCTTATGGTCATCTGCGTTATGAAAACGCAGCTTCACTTATCCTTGGAACTATTTTATTAATTGTCGGCTTAGGTATGGTGGTTTCTGCAATTCATAAAGTTTTAGATCCTTCAACTATTCCTGAAGTTCATCGCGTTGCATTGTATGTTGCTTTATTAGCATTAGCAGCTAAAGAAGGGCTCTTTCGTTATATGCTTGGTGTCGCTAAAAGAGTGGATTCTAATATGCTAGTTGCGAATGCATGGCATGCGCGCTCAGATGCAGCCTCTTCACTAGTTGTTGCTATTGGTATTCTTGGTAGTCTTGCTGGATTTAAGTTCTTCGATCCTCTTGCTGCATTAATTGTAGGTTTATTTGTTGGTCGTATGGGATGGCGTTTTACTTATCAAGCTTTGCAAGATTTAATGGACAGAGGGGCAGACGAAGAAACCTTGGAAGAAATTAAACAGAAGCTGATTACAACTCCAGGTGTGCAAGGTGTGCATGATTTAAAAACCCGCCGTTCAGGTGATTATTTATTGGTAGATGTACATCTTGAAATAAAAGGGGATCTCACTGTTAGTGAAAGCCATGAGATTGTCGTCAGTGCTCGCAATAATGTTTTACAAAATAAGCAGATATTAAGTGTGATGGCACACGTAGATCCCGCCTAA
- a CDS encoding universal stress protein translates to MYKKILVPIDILEDELSQELIAHIEQIAKVGKPEIHFLTVIPNAELFFGIEFAAIPEKFKDSSERTRLAFVALQEMIKDAKIPDEQIICNVGVGNAKDEILEYARHIDADLIAIASHRPNVSSYLLGSTASSIVRHAKMSVLVIR, encoded by the coding sequence ATGTATAAGAAAATCCTAGTTCCTATTGATATTTTAGAAGATGAACTTTCTCAGGAACTGATCGCTCACATTGAACAAATTGCAAAGGTGGGTAAACCTGAGATCCACTTCCTCACCGTTATCCCTAACGCCGAACTTTTTTTTGGTATTGAATTTGCGGCTATTCCTGAAAAATTCAAAGATTCATCAGAGCGTACTCGTCTTGCTTTTGTCGCATTACAAGAAATGATCAAAGACGCTAAAATTCCTGATGAACAAATTATATGTAATGTGGGTGTTGGTAACGCAAAAGATGAAATTTTAGAATATGCCCGCCACATTGATGCTGATTTAATTGCAATTGCTTCGCATCGACCTAATGTTTCATCCTACTTATTAGGTTCAACAGCATCATCTATTGTACGTCATGCAAAAATGTCAGTTTTAGTTATCCGTTAA
- the eco gene encoding serine protease inhibitor ecotin, translated as MNKVILSLVAAMSLSACAQATDSLDKVAPYPKAQENQVRHVIELEQKDNEGNYQVELIVGKELKVDCNHQWFGAELDEKNLEGWGYSYYVVGDLNGPMSTMMGCADNTKKDAFVQANMGSDAFIRYNSKLPIVIYAPKDVDVKYRVWSAADTVQDSVKK; from the coding sequence ATGAACAAAGTAATATTATCTTTAGTTGCAGCAATGTCTTTATCTGCATGTGCTCAAGCTACCGACAGTTTAGATAAAGTTGCGCCTTATCCTAAAGCTCAAGAAAATCAAGTTCGTCATGTTATCGAGTTAGAACAAAAAGATAATGAAGGTAATTACCAAGTTGAGTTAATCGTTGGTAAAGAGCTAAAAGTAGATTGTAATCATCAGTGGTTTGGTGCTGAACTAGACGAAAAGAATTTAGAAGGTTGGGGCTATAGCTATTATGTTGTTGGTGATTTAAATGGCCCAATGTCTACTATGATGGGTTGTGCGGATAATACGAAGAAAGATGCTTTTGTTCAGGCCAATATGGGCTCTGATGCCTTCATCCGTTATAACAGCAAATTACCTATTGTTATTTATGCACCAAAAGACGTTGATGTGAAATACCGTGTTTGGTCTGCTGCTGATACTGTCCAAGATTCAGTTAAAAAATAA
- a CDS encoding DUF465 domain-containing protein, giving the protein MFSNQQALVSQLRNSDPRFQALYDKHHRLNQEIAKLEGPNGAGYNDEVVKLKKEKLHLKDEMQKILQRSEK; this is encoded by the coding sequence ATGTTCTCAAATCAACAAGCCCTTGTTTCTCAACTAAGAAACAGTGATCCTCGCTTTCAGGCTCTCTACGATAAACATCATCGACTCAATCAAGAAATTGCAAAATTAGAAGGCCCTAATGGAGCAGGCTATAATGATGAAGTGGTCAAACTAAAAAAAGAAAAACTTCATCTCAAAGATGAAATGCAAAAAATACTTCAACGAAGTGAAAAATAA
- a CDS encoding YecH family metal-binding protein, giving the protein MSSIHGHEVLQMILSSDIAFTKASLIDAIHQKFGNDSRFHTCSAENMTATELVDFLEKKGKFIPAEGGFTTSENKICRH; this is encoded by the coding sequence ATGTCATCAATCCACGGTCATGAAGTTTTACAAATGATCCTTTCTTCAGACATTGCTTTTACCAAAGCGTCACTTATTGATGCTATTCATCAGAAATTTGGTAATGACTCTCGATTTCATACTTGTTCAGCTGAAAATATGACAGCAACTGAATTAGTTGATTTCTTAGAAAAGAAAGGAAAATTTATTCCTGCTGAAGGTGGCTTTACGACAAGTGAAAATAAGATTTGTCGTCATTGA
- a CDS encoding DinI-like family protein, which produces MRVEILFNKQSKITDSLFPLLEHELRKKIIPEYPDMQFRIAFSSMNSIQVTGIKDETKHEHIMELIQSVWEDDSWLQTEED; this is translated from the coding sequence ATGCGTGTGGAAATTTTATTTAATAAACAATCTAAGATAACCGACTCATTATTTCCGCTTTTAGAACACGAATTAAGAAAAAAGATCATTCCAGAATACCCCGATATGCAGTTTCGTATCGCCTTCAGTAGCATGAACTCAATTCAAGTTACAGGCATAAAAGATGAAACTAAGCACGAACACATTATGGAACTTATTCAAAGTGTTTGGGAAGATGATTCTTGGTTACAAACAGAAGAAGATTAA
- a CDS encoding nitrous oxide-stimulated promoter family protein produces MSGKRISREKETIQKMVSLYAKSHPETDSDYYQKLIDYAYNRLDKCRYGEDKPACKQCPIHCYQPIKRETMKQIMRWAGPRMLIYHPILAIRHLIDDKKPVPPLPEKKRTIRSTEK; encoded by the coding sequence ATGTCAGGAAAAAGAATTTCTCGTGAAAAAGAAACTATTCAAAAAATGGTTTCTCTTTATGCAAAATCACACCCTGAGACCGACTCAGATTATTATCAAAAATTAATCGATTACGCCTACAACCGATTAGATAAATGTCGCTATGGTGAAGATAAACCCGCCTGTAAACAGTGTCCCATCCATTGTTACCAACCTATAAAAAGAGAAACCATGAAACAAATCATGCGTTGGGCTGGTCCACGGATGCTGATTTATCATCCAATTTTGGCAATACGTCATCTTATTGATGATAAAAAACCGGTACCTCCGCTTCCTGAAAAAAAGCGTACTATTCGTTCAACTGAAAAGTGA
- a CDS encoding GNAT family N-acetyltransferase, whose amino-acid sequence MNLETPRLHLREWRESDKAPFFYEVNSSSEVMRYFPRTLSQLESDKMVETIREKFIQQNGWGMWAVELKENQEFIGFVGLNIPVASLPFSPCVEIGWRIGQKHWRKGYTYEAALAVFRFAFKTLELDEVVAFTAVSNLPSQGVMQKLGMHQSDNFFHPALDKTHPLAEHVLYRLKKSDFTFQLNE is encoded by the coding sequence ATGAATTTAGAGACTCCTAGACTACACTTACGAGAATGGCGTGAAAGTGATAAAGCGCCATTTTTTTATGAAGTTAACTCCTCATCTGAAGTAATGCGCTACTTTCCGCGTACTTTATCTCAATTAGAAAGCGATAAAATGGTTGAGACTATCCGTGAAAAATTTATTCAACAAAATGGATGGGGAATGTGGGCGGTTGAATTAAAAGAAAACCAAGAGTTTATTGGCTTTGTTGGGTTAAATATTCCAGTAGCCTCTTTACCTTTTAGTCCCTGTGTAGAGATTGGCTGGCGTATAGGACAAAAGCATTGGCGTAAGGGATATACTTATGAGGCCGCATTAGCCGTATTTAGATTTGCTTTTAAAACGTTGGAACTTGATGAAGTTGTCGCTTTTACCGCGGTTTCAAACCTTCCATCTCAAGGTGTGATGCAAAAATTAGGTATGCATCAATCTGATAACTTCTTTCATCCCGCATTAGATAAAACTCACCCTTTAGCGGAACATGTTTTATATCGATTGAAGAAATCTGACTTCACTTTTCAGTTGAACGAATAG
- a CDS encoding bactofilin family protein has product MFSRKTETPKVSDPVTPVITEEKKPMPEQKLYTIIAKGTVFQGDINVDGDIQIWGKVSGNINVKDGVIRVMHAGQVEGELTAPDIIIDGFVKGICAANNLDILEHGELRGTSRCGSMSIKRGGIFTGQSEQVEHQAKSVAQQRVVSIKESANVNKDKVTAPVENQLKENKK; this is encoded by the coding sequence ATGTTTAGTCGTAAAACTGAAACACCAAAAGTATCAGATCCTGTTACGCCAGTCATAACAGAAGAGAAAAAACCGATGCCAGAGCAGAAACTGTACACTATTATTGCGAAAGGAACGGTATTTCAAGGTGACATTAATGTCGATGGCGATATCCAAATTTGGGGTAAAGTATCGGGAAATATTAATGTCAAAGATGGTGTTATTCGTGTTATGCATGCAGGACAAGTTGAAGGTGAGTTAACGGCTCCTGATATTATTATTGATGGTTTTGTTAAAGGCATTTGCGCTGCAAACAATCTAGATATTTTAGAGCATGGGGAGTTACGTGGTACTAGTCGTTGTGGAAGTATGTCTATTAAGCGTGGTGGTATTTTTACAGGGCAATCAGAGCAAGTTGAACATCAAGCTAAATCAGTTGCTCAACAACGAGTGGTTTCAATCAAAGAAAGTGCTAATGTAAATAAAGATAAAGTAACGGCACCTGTAGAAAACCAACTAAAAGAAAATAAAAAATAA
- a CDS encoding helix-turn-helix transcriptional regulator, with protein sequence MNTIPCDNKNQYDCLIQKKSYFYPQYQILENEQKALFIIRKNALILQNCTDTVTVNQDQVIFLQQGNYTIKTPATEPTEIIYIPLSDDFLRDFISKYNDILSRIERDQDFSSAFICFQNSPLIQFCSNGFEYITIHSCPETFTQLRIEELLILLLSTEQGSDLMALLRQLSHRQIDRLKLFMEKNHLKNWKLKQFAREFGMGLTTFKELFNHVYGTSPRTWICERRIIYAHQLLLTTEMSIVDISMESGFSSQSYFTQSYHRRFNMTPSKARNLRLKL encoded by the coding sequence ATGAATACCATACCATGTGATAATAAAAACCAATATGATTGCTTAATTCAAAAGAAATCTTATTTTTATCCACAATACCAAATACTAGAAAATGAGCAAAAAGCACTCTTTATCATACGAAAAAATGCACTTATTTTACAAAACTGCACAGATACAGTAACGGTTAATCAAGATCAGGTTATTTTTTTACAGCAAGGTAATTACACAATAAAAACACCCGCTACAGAGCCAACAGAGATTATTTACATACCTCTCTCTGATGATTTTTTAAGAGATTTCATATCAAAATACAATGATATTCTAAGTCGAATAGAAAGAGATCAGGATTTTTCGAGCGCATTTATCTGTTTTCAAAATTCGCCTCTTATACAATTTTGTAGCAATGGTTTTGAGTATATAACTATTCACTCTTGCCCTGAGACATTTACACAGTTACGAATTGAAGAACTTTTAATCCTTCTGCTTTCAACAGAACAAGGCTCAGACTTAATGGCATTATTGCGCCAACTCAGTCATCGCCAAATCGATCGTTTAAAACTATTTATGGAAAAAAATCACTTAAAAAATTGGAAGCTCAAACAATTTGCTCGTGAATTTGGTATGGGGTTAACAACATTTAAAGAGCTTTTTAACCATGTTTATGGAACTTCACCAAGAACATGGATCTGCGAAAGAAGGATCATTTATGCACATCAGTTACTACTTACCACAGAGATGAGTATCGTTGATATCTCAATGGAATCAGGTTTTTCAAGTCAATCTTACTTTACACAAAGCTACCATCGTCGTTTCAATATGACACCGAGCAAAGCGAGAAACCTTAGATTAAAATTATAA
- a CDS encoding T3SS regulon anti-activator ExsD domain-containing protein: protein MIKENRCPTQPHYYGYLALLKKMMVSNDKKTVDRLFNLQFSLHTNRSNVNEQQIKILSRVLCRENLDSLLQSTWFLRKKHCLIAITKEDIRNIIEISHSFHTPQSYSTFTVMDWDQSLKATVNINEHMRLIQAIIKPLFVWWVQHITPQLFTLYETKKELEFQIMQCENIKSFAEKQLSNTKDSFLSLDDINIKLSTDNVRLIVIDDLLQKSIQSLLEHWETEPAFNIEITNTLDYIREVTPNSELLKPLWKILNSIPEYPENCQKLKDWLLERELCLKNDLFLWK, encoded by the coding sequence GTGATAAAAGAAAATAGATGCCCTACCCAACCTCATTATTATGGCTACTTAGCGTTACTAAAAAAAATGATGGTTAGCAATGATAAAAAAACTGTAGATAGGCTATTTAACCTACAGTTTTCTTTGCATACCAATAGAAGCAATGTTAATGAGCAACAGATAAAAATATTATCTCGCGTACTATGCCGTGAAAATTTAGATAGCTTATTACAATCTACTTGGTTTTTACGGAAAAAACATTGCCTTATCGCTATTACTAAAGAGGATATTCGTAACATCATTGAGATTTCCCATTCTTTTCATACACCGCAGTCATATTCTACTTTTACAGTAATGGATTGGGATCAGTCATTAAAAGCAACCGTTAATATCAATGAGCATATGCGCTTAATTCAAGCCATTATAAAACCACTTTTTGTTTGGTGGGTTCAACATATTACACCCCAATTATTCACCCTTTATGAAACAAAAAAAGAACTTGAGTTTCAAATTATGCAGTGTGAAAACATTAAGTCATTTGCAGAAAAACAACTATCAAATACAAAAGACTCTTTTTTATCTTTAGATGATATCAATATTAAACTTAGTACAGATAATGTTAGATTGATTGTTATTGATGATTTATTACAAAAAAGCATTCAGTCACTCTTAGAACATTGGGAAACCGAACCTGCTTTTAATATTGAGATCACAAATACACTAGATTATATACGGGAAGTGACACCGAATTCTGAATTATTAAAACCTTTATGGAAGATTTTGAATAGTATTCCAGAGTATCCTGAAAATTGTCAGAAACTAAAAGATTGGTTATTAGAAAGGGAACTTTGCTTAAAGAACGATCTGTTTTTATGGAAATAA
- a CDS encoding sugar transporter, with protein MKLKQSVCLAFMLFPTLSFANNEFNSVIEDFDRYFETQEPIKIEPKTSATISSSTRTGQANRGVNRTTTVSQQNKPEQRVKPSVQIKKDNQVVESIETPDITLAENCPVLPADYSKFKSDNTRYLTPLLSFVPIKPQFTPEDLNRYQYRNNATVYNPLALYSKENYSKPQQNENFLLDIIPGTFYSVTAIPFHFAYQFNRSVLDHKQPLFNKMLLNRLADTRNKYQTLYQKYTEQTVALKEHLEKLQKANNQIKQLELSLAETEEKLATANNLLNDDTLKQAVAKLQTDLEETKEERDLLIKQLADKENVLSATTAKNTELAKQQQDFEKQSETLKNLEVKFTQLEQEKEQLQSQYLQAQALLKDDSAKKEIDKLQNSLESTKAEQEKLLSQLNEKQTLLTKVEQEKENIQAQYAQAEQLLQGSREQKEQELAKLEAVKNKEIAVLEKSLSTITNEQTNLAKQLADVHSQLATIKKEKEDIQSQFVQAQLLLQDNTAKKEIEKLQSTLLKITSEREDLSKELALKVVEAEKQQDANNKLVDEQRQEIAQLKIQVEKNNQEQTQLNKSLLAVQQQKEQADEKLKAIPELKLQLENKITELADLKKSLSAGEKAVDNLITDKNNLIAKLEKAQNELSAKYQALDTQFKESNIALAQLTVSQTESAKASALLEKQLTEKQNVVDKLSNQLADVKAQLEKQNIESTQQISALKQQQTEAIGQSKQQEKTLADTQKEMRDITKQLETQRALTQSLEEKSTQLNEQIKAKEAELAKANTETSNVLKENKTLKEQLEKIAGEGQMIAGQLAYAYSIIGKDNAQRNKSILSEIQKQNYIQYDDNTYFKILKQGKPVDSITGKTVIFTMHEELTDGTVTLNYDKAKPLTLPYRQLPLPLNTFIAKAGINGKAKIYIKPGGGYGKNGVPGQVPPESMSIVTIEILDVK; from the coding sequence ATGAAATTAAAGCAGAGTGTTTGTCTCGCTTTTATGCTGTTTCCAACACTGTCGTTTGCCAATAATGAGTTTAATTCTGTTATTGAAGATTTTGACCGTTATTTTGAAACGCAAGAGCCAATTAAAATTGAGCCTAAAACATCTGCTACAATTTCATCGTCAACGAGAACCGGTCAGGCTAATCGTGGAGTAAACCGCACAACAACGGTATCTCAACAAAACAAGCCAGAGCAACGAGTTAAGCCTTCTGTACAAATAAAAAAAGATAATCAGGTGGTCGAGTCAATAGAGACACCTGATATCACACTGGCTGAAAATTGCCCAGTATTACCTGCGGATTATTCTAAATTTAAGAGTGATAATACTCGCTATTTGACTCCCTTACTTTCATTTGTTCCGATTAAACCTCAGTTTACACCTGAAGATCTTAATCGATATCAGTATAGAAATAATGCTACGGTCTATAACCCGTTAGCGCTTTATTCGAAAGAAAACTATTCAAAACCTCAACAAAATGAAAATTTCTTATTAGATATTATTCCAGGCACATTTTATTCTGTGACTGCAATTCCTTTCCATTTTGCATATCAATTTAATCGCTCAGTGCTTGATCATAAACAACCTCTTTTTAATAAAATGTTGTTGAATCGTTTAGCCGACACAAGAAATAAATATCAAACTCTGTATCAGAAATATACAGAGCAAACAGTAGCGTTAAAGGAACATTTAGAAAAACTTCAAAAAGCGAATAATCAAATTAAGCAATTGGAACTATCGCTGGCTGAAACAGAAGAAAAATTAGCGACTGCAAATAACTTACTCAATGATGATACATTGAAACAAGCTGTTGCCAAGCTACAAACAGACCTGGAAGAAACAAAAGAAGAACGTGATTTATTAATTAAGCAATTAGCGGATAAAGAAAATGTGTTAAGTGCAACAACTGCAAAAAACACAGAACTAGCAAAACAACAACAAGATTTTGAAAAACAATCAGAAACACTTAAAAATTTAGAAGTAAAGTTTACTCAACTTGAGCAAGAAAAAGAGCAATTACAATCCCAGTATTTGCAGGCTCAAGCACTACTGAAAGATGATAGTGCTAAAAAAGAAATTGATAAGTTACAAAACTCACTTGAGAGTACGAAAGCCGAACAAGAAAAACTGTTAAGTCAATTAAATGAAAAACAAACATTATTGACTAAAGTCGAGCAAGAAAAAGAAAATATTCAGGCTCAATATGCACAGGCTGAACAATTACTCCAAGGTAGTCGTGAGCAAAAAGAACAAGAGTTAGCCAAGCTAGAAGCTGTAAAAAATAAAGAAATAGCAGTATTGGAAAAATCGTTATCGACAATAACCAATGAACAAACTAATTTGGCCAAGCAACTGGCTGATGTACATAGCCAATTAGCAACTATCAAAAAAGAAAAAGAAGATATTCAATCCCAGTTTGTGCAGGCACAACTATTATTACAAGATAACACTGCGAAAAAAGAGATAGAGAAACTACAAAGTACATTATTGAAAATCACATCAGAACGTGAAGATTTATCTAAAGAGCTTGCATTAAAAGTAGTAGAAGCAGAAAAACAACAAGATGCTAATAACAAACTTGTTGATGAACAACGTCAAGAAATAGCACAATTAAAAATACAAGTTGAAAAAAATAACCAAGAACAAACTCAACTAAACAAGTCACTTTTAGCTGTTCAACAACAAAAAGAGCAGGCTGATGAAAAACTAAAAGCTATACCAGAATTAAAATTACAGTTAGAGAATAAAATAACAGAATTAGCTGACCTGAAAAAAAGCTTATCTGCAGGTGAGAAAGCAGTTGATAATTTAATTACAGATAAAAATAATTTAATTGCTAAATTAGAAAAAGCACAGAATGAGTTATCGGCTAAATATCAGGCATTAGACACTCAATTTAAAGAAAGTAATATTGCATTAGCACAACTAACGGTGAGCCAAACAGAAAGTGCCAAGGCTTCTGCATTATTGGAAAAGCAACTTACTGAAAAGCAAAATGTTGTTGATAAATTAAGTAATCAATTAGCTGATGTAAAAGCACAATTAGAAAAACAAAATATAGAAAGTACACAGCAAATTAGTGCGTTAAAGCAACAGCAAACAGAAGCGATTGGGCAATCAAAACAGCAAGAAAAGACATTGGCTGACACCCAAAAAGAGATGCGTGATATCACCAAACAGCTTGAAACTCAACGTGCATTAACTCAATCTTTAGAAGAAAAGAGTACGCAATTAAACGAGCAAATTAAGGCAAAAGAAGCTGAATTAGCGAAAGCTAATACTGAAACAAGCAATGTATTAAAAGAAAACAAAACGTTAAAAGAGCAGCTTGAGAAAATAGCAGGTGAAGGGCAAATGATCGCGGGGCAACTTGCTTATGCTTATTCAATTATTGGTAAAGATAATGCTCAACGCAATAAGTCTATTCTCTCTGAAATTCAAAAACAAAATTATATACAGTATGACGATAATACCTATTTTAAAATATTAAAACAGGGCAAACCTGTTGATTCAATTACAGGTAAAACGGTTATATTTACGATGCATGAAGAGTTAACCGACGGGACTGTAACGCTTAATTATGATAAAGCTAAGCCACTTACTTTACCTTATCGTCAATTACCATTACCACTGAATACCTTTATTGCTAAAGCTGGTATCAATGGTAAAGCTAAAATTTATATAAAACCAGGTGGCGGCTATGGGAAAAATGGTGTTCCTGGACAAGTACCACCGGAATCAATGTCTATCGTGACAATTGAAATTTTAGATGTTAAATAA
- a CDS encoding NADPH-dependent FMN reductase, translating to MNHFKIGIVVGSLRKESYNKQTANALVKLFPKEFTYEFIDISNLPLYNQDDDNDTPPTVISFKQRVKECQGIIFVTPEYNRSIPGVLKNALDQASRPYGMNAWDKIPAGIIGVSIGNISTAIAQQHLRNSLSFLNMPTLNQPECYLKWYDGMVEDGEFSEKTARFMQNWVDAYVAFVKQNNQ from the coding sequence ATGAATCATTTTAAAATAGGTATTGTTGTCGGTAGTTTAAGAAAAGAGTCGTATAACAAACAAACCGCAAATGCATTAGTTAAGTTATTCCCTAAAGAGTTTACTTACGAATTTATCGATATCAGTAACCTTCCTCTCTATAACCAAGATGATGATAATGATACACCTCCTACTGTTATCAGTTTCAAGCAACGTGTAAAAGAGTGCCAAGGCATTATTTTTGTCACTCCAGAATATAATCGTTCTATTCCTGGCGTCCTCAAAAATGCGCTAGACCAAGCATCCCGCCCCTATGGAATGAATGCTTGGGATAAAATTCCTGCTGGTATTATCGGGGTTTCAATCGGTAATATTAGTACAGCTATAGCACAACAGCATCTACGTAACTCGTTATCTTTCTTAAATATGCCGACCTTAAATCAGCCTGAGTGTTACCTGAAGTGGTATGATGGAATGGTCGAAGATGGAGAATTTTCTGAAAAAACAGCACGTTTTATGCAAAATTGGGTTGATGCTTATGTCGCTTTTGTAAAACAAAATAATCAATAA
- a CDS encoding sigma-S stabilization anti-adapter protein IraP: MDKNLKEIECEIAALKIVIKSLLSTLSDKQRRDMLGNISIVIEDTSNRYPQLNEVINLTEQYVKKLTQA; encoded by the coding sequence ATGGATAAAAATTTAAAAGAAATTGAGTGCGAAATTGCGGCACTGAAAATTGTTATCAAATCTTTACTTTCCACGCTAAGTGATAAACAAAGAAGAGATATGCTAGGCAATATATCTATTGTAATTGAAGACACATCAAATCGATATCCTCAGCTTAATGAAGTTATTAACTTAACAGAGCAATATGTAAAAAAACTCACTCAAGCTTAG